The proteins below come from a single Dermacentor albipictus isolate Rhodes 1998 colony chromosome 7, USDA_Dalb.pri_finalv2, whole genome shotgun sequence genomic window:
- the LOC139047689 gene encoding dimethyladenosine transferase-like, whose translation MPKVKTERTRHHEVVQRQNIGFRTELGQHILKNPLVINGMIEKSAIRPTDVVLEVGPGTGNMTVKLLEKAKKVVACEVDTRLVAELQKRVQGTHLHSKLHIIVGDVLKSELPFFDICVANLPYQISSPFVFKLLLHRPFFRCATLMFQREFAQRLVAKPGDKLYCRLSVNTQLLACVDILMKVGKNNFRPPPKVESSVVRLEPRNPPPAINFIEWDGLLRICFVRKNKTLSAAFKQTAVLAMLEKNYRVHCSVANEELPGEFNMKEKVDEILTQGGYADKRARTMDTDDFMALLHLFNSNSIHFS comes from the exons ATGCCGAAAGTGAAAACCGAGCGGACGCGTCACCATGAGGTGGTGCAGCGACAGAACATCGGGTTCCGCACCGAGCTCGGCCAGCACATCCTCAAGAACCCGCTGGTGATCAACGGCATGATCGAGAAGTCTGCTATCCGGCCCACCGACGTCGTTCTCGAAGTCGGTCCCGGAACGGGAAACATGACCGTCAAGTTGCTAGAGAAGGCCAAGAAAGTGGTTGCTTGCGAAGTGGACACTCGGCTGGTCGCCGAACTGCAAAAGCGCGTCCAGGGGACGCATCTGCACAGCAAACTGCACATAATCGTCGGCGACGTGCTGAAATCGGAGCTGCCCTTCTTCGACATCTGTGTGGCGAACCTGCCGTACCAGATTTCGTCGCCGTTCGTCTTTAAACTGCTGCTGCACCGGCCCTTCTTTAG GTGTGCCACGCTGATGTTTCAGCGAGAGTTTGCCCAGCGGCTCGTGGCTAAGCCAGGCGACAAACTGTACTGCCGTCTGTCTGTCAACACGCAGTTGTTGGCATGTGTCGACATTCTCATGAAGGTCGGCAAAAACAACTTCCGGCCCCCACCCAAGGTTGAGTCGAGCGTTGTTCGGCTCGAGCCACGCAATCCTCCGCCAGCCATCAACTTCATCGAGTGGGACGGCCTGCTCCGCATCTGCTTCGTGCGGAAGAACAAGACCCTCAGTGCTGCCTTCAAGCAGACAGCCGTCCTGGCTATGCTAGAAAAGAACTACAGGGTCCACTGCTCGGTGGCCAACGAAGAGCTGCCCGGTGAATTCAACATGAAGGAGAAGGTGGACGAGATCTTGACGCAAGGAGGCTACGCCGACAAGCGTGCCCGCACAATGGACACTGATGACTTTATGGCTCTGCTGCACCTGTTCAACTCAAATAGCATCCACTTCTCCTGA